A window from Bdellovibrionales bacterium encodes these proteins:
- the lpxK gene encoding tetraacyldisaccharide 4'-kinase codes for MIILRVLLLWPFGMIFAAIVTVRNFLFDREIFKAKKFPVKVISVGNLSMGGTGKTPMTANIVENLVKSFNKKVCVVSRGYRGTYTAPSEKVDLLKSDAATFYGDEPTWFARRLNIPVFVGRNRAAAVAHALRDIEDLEVVVADDGFQHRWLQRDIDIVLIDVTGKNAFPIPVGRFREPMSSLKRAQFVIVSKSNLVPPEDKQDWLDKIAKQGFTVEKGNLFFLNYIIGEPYPLKNPQQRSIWNDIRGTTALASSIARPDIFKNMVEMRSPIREQYVFSDHYIWTQKDLEKIKEDMKKKNLKFLLITEKDEVKIRHLDHNDMNIYVAPLAVELTPKPEIFYAKLAE; via the coding sequence ATGATAATACTCAGAGTTCTTTTATTATGGCCTTTTGGAATGATTTTCGCGGCGATCGTCACCGTGCGCAACTTTCTTTTTGATCGCGAAATCTTTAAGGCGAAAAAGTTTCCTGTCAAAGTGATTTCTGTGGGAAATCTTTCGATGGGCGGGACCGGTAAAACTCCAATGACGGCCAACATCGTCGAGAATTTAGTCAAATCTTTCAATAAAAAAGTTTGCGTCGTTAGCCGTGGTTATCGAGGAACTTATACAGCTCCGTCGGAGAAAGTGGATCTTTTAAAAAGTGATGCGGCGACTTTTTACGGAGACGAACCCACTTGGTTTGCAAGGCGTCTCAATATCCCGGTCTTCGTTGGTCGAAATCGAGCCGCGGCGGTGGCGCATGCATTACGAGATATCGAAGATTTAGAAGTGGTCGTGGCCGACGATGGATTTCAGCATCGTTGGCTTCAGCGCGATATTGATATCGTGCTCATTGATGTCACGGGCAAAAACGCTTTCCCGATCCCGGTGGGGCGCTTCCGCGAGCCGATGTCTTCTCTTAAGCGCGCTCAGTTTGTGATTGTCTCTAAATCCAACCTTGTTCCTCCCGAGGACAAGCAAGACTGGTTGGATAAGATCGCGAAGCAGGGATTTACCGTGGAAAAGGGTAATTTGTTTTTTCTGAATTATATCATCGGCGAGCCCTATCCGTTAAAAAATCCACAGCAGCGTTCCATCTGGAATGACATTCGAGGCACCACAGCATTGGCCTCATCGATCGCTCGTCCAGATATCTTTAAGAACATGGTAGAGATGCGCTCTCCGATTCGGGAGCAGTATGTTTTTTCGGATCATTATATTTGGACTCAAAAAGATTTAGAAAAAATTAAAGAGGATATGAAGAAGAAAAATCTCAAATTCCTTCTGATTACCGAAAAGGATGAAGTCAAAATTCGCCACTTGGATCATAACGACATGAACATCTACGTGGCTCCGCTCGCTGTAGAGCTCACTCCCAAGCCCGAGATTTTCTATGCAAAATTGGCAGAGTAA
- a CDS encoding lysophospholipid acyltransferase family protein codes for MQNWQSKLLLGFCYIIFILPYWMKNALAWGIAILWFDILRIRRKVALENLKIAFPEMTRAQQIKTARLSLLNMGQTLVEFTTLAFGSAEDLQKTTKIIGEENVREALAQNKGALLLGLHLANGDYGISAFAQRGFPAYVISKRFTAKWLDKLWFDVRGRHGTKFILPRNSSYDILKALKSNGAVIFVLDQYLGPPIGTKTTFFGKETGTGMGLALFAHKTQAPVIPCYAVRKPHSHFEVHFEKPIPFEDLGDKNATLQFMTQKYTDKIQDIVTQYPEQWMWIHRRWKKFQ; via the coding sequence ATGCAAAATTGGCAGAGTAAACTTCTTCTTGGGTTTTGTTACATAATATTTATTCTTCCGTACTGGATGAAAAATGCTTTAGCATGGGGAATCGCCATTTTGTGGTTTGATATTTTACGCATCCGGCGAAAAGTGGCTCTCGAAAACCTCAAAATTGCTTTTCCCGAGATGACTCGAGCTCAGCAAATAAAAACCGCGCGATTGTCCTTGCTGAATATGGGTCAAACTCTCGTCGAGTTTACGACTCTGGCTTTCGGCAGCGCCGAAGACTTACAAAAAACGACAAAGATCATTGGGGAAGAAAACGTCAGGGAGGCTTTGGCGCAAAACAAAGGGGCATTACTCCTCGGTCTGCATCTCGCCAATGGAGATTATGGAATCTCGGCCTTTGCTCAGCGGGGTTTCCCGGCCTACGTGATTTCGAAACGATTCACCGCAAAGTGGTTAGATAAGTTGTGGTTTGATGTTCGCGGGCGCCATGGGACAAAATTCATTCTTCCTCGCAACAGTTCCTACGATATTTTGAAGGCACTAAAGTCCAACGGTGCGGTTATTTTTGTTCTTGACCAGTATTTGGGTCCTCCGATTGGAACGAAAACGACGTTTTTCGGGAAAGAGACCGGCACGGGAATGGGTCTAGCTCTGTTTGCGCATAAAACTCAAGCACCGGTGATCCCTTGTTACGCCGTTCGTAAGCCTCACAGTCACTTTGAAGTGCATTTTGAAAAACCTATACCTTTTGAGGACCTTGGCGATAAAAATGCGACTTTGCAGTTTATGACTCAGAAATATACTGATAAAATTCAAGACATCGTTACTCAGTATCCTGAACAATGGATGTGGATACATCGACGATGGAAGAAGTTTCAATGA
- a CDS encoding DUF3108 domain-containing protein, with the protein MMENGKNPVVLIAPALAAFLSLSLTISCASLYNDYDKKVMDTKDFDDKVKVTEIPATVEPTTPPTPAEPTTRPVVKKGKTAKSPATPPQTGKSAAKVVPTPVESTKHLPELEDSEGFIGRRPEVNPFRVGEKVTYSVSYFAVEAGTMSMEIKSMVEVNGKKAYAIHYSGKSSSVFDMFYAVDDSAITYLDVETLVPTSYSLHVKESKQVREVRSYFNLQEMKAYMLDKRQKKGKELEVKDYSWEIPAYSQNVFSVAFYMRTFTFKVGKELQVRVAHEGKNILMKAKVLREEKLKTPAGTFDTWVIQPQFEMEGAFKPSGNNFIWLTKDDRKRIVRIESKIKIGTIVVGVQTIQ; encoded by the coding sequence ATGATGGAAAATGGTAAGAATCCAGTAGTATTGATTGCACCTGCATTGGCCGCTTTTTTGAGTTTATCTCTCACGATCTCCTGTGCGAGTTTGTACAATGATTATGATAAAAAGGTTATGGATACCAAAGACTTCGACGATAAGGTTAAAGTTACGGAAATTCCAGCCACTGTCGAGCCCACAACACCACCGACTCCAGCAGAGCCGACGACACGACCCGTAGTCAAAAAAGGCAAGACCGCAAAATCACCCGCGACACCTCCTCAGACGGGGAAGTCGGCGGCCAAGGTCGTGCCGACTCCGGTGGAGAGCACAAAACATCTTCCAGAGCTTGAAGATAGCGAAGGTTTTATCGGTCGACGTCCCGAAGTGAATCCATTTCGTGTCGGAGAAAAAGTCACCTATTCGGTCTCTTACTTTGCGGTCGAGGCGGGAACGATGTCGATGGAGATCAAATCCATGGTCGAGGTGAACGGTAAAAAAGCCTACGCCATTCACTATTCTGGAAAATCGAGTAGCGTTTTTGATATGTTTTATGCGGTCGATGATTCGGCGATCACTTATCTCGATGTCGAGACTTTAGTTCCTACGAGCTATTCTCTGCACGTCAAAGAGTCCAAACAGGTGCGAGAGGTTCGTTCTTATTTTAATCTTCAAGAGATGAAGGCGTATATGTTAGACAAGCGCCAAAAGAAAGGGAAAGAGCTTGAAGTTAAGGATTACAGTTGGGAAATTCCAGCCTATTCCCAAAACGTCTTTTCCGTAGCGTTTTATATGCGAACTTTTACCTTTAAAGTTGGGAAAGAGCTTCAAGTGCGTGTCGCACACGAAGGTAAGAATATTTTAATGAAGGCCAAAGTCCTTCGCGAGGAAAAACTAAAAACTCCGGCTGGAACTTTTGACACATGGGTGATTCAACCTCAGTTTGAGATGGAAGGCGCATTTAAACCGAGTGGGAATAATTTTATTTGGCTAACCAAAGACGATCGTAAACGAATCGTGCGCATTGAATCCAAGATTAAGATCGGAACTATTGTGGTGGGTGTTCAAACTATCCAATGA